The sequence gtcgagtcgtttcggaggaAGGAATATATTGGACAAGCTGTTGCTCGCAGCTTTGGCCACCTGGATGCAGGTTGCAGCGAAAAAATACCTACCAGAAGAAAATCATGGTTTATACTTAACACAATTTATAATCAGTAATCCGGTCAGATAAATAGCTCTATAGACTAAGATAACATCTTATccgctataaatattttttacacctATACTCGTAATTAGCGATCACAGCTAAGCCATTTTGATTGAAAAATCAGTTATGGAAGTACATGTTAatcatagatttatttttttttatttggctcGTACTGATGCACTGATTTTGTCCCTATGCAGCCTGTCGTGGCGGTATATGTATAGGGGCTCATCGTAGAGTAGAGagaaacacaatttttttttgttgttttatttctcttGGACTTTCACCGATTAAAAACACTCCACaccccttctactgcttaagCCAGTGACATGCAATCGCTCGCCCACGCTCTGCGCAACAAGTCCCAAATTGCTTATTTTAATATCGATAACGTGATTGCAGCTGGCATATGATTTTTAATGACCAATCTTTTTTAATCCAAAATATGCAATAGTTCTGTATCTACTTTGGGAGGGCTAATTTCAACGAGGCCTCTCCGTTTTCCCCGATTTTAAGAAATCTCGAGTTTCTTCctttaaaagtaataagtaaaataCTACACGAATTACTctctcgtatttatcggggtagcccgactagtttcggacccaaccggagtccttaatcatgagctgccGCGGCGGGGTCATTCTCACTATACTTAATATCAAAATACCACACGAaacttaaattttgaataacgagttacataatattatgtttaatattctTCCAATATATCCTTATGAAATGTTGTGTGCATAAAGTGTAGGTCTGATAACACGACAAGATCTTTTTTTCATAGCTCTATTTTTTGATATTCCCTTAATCGAATTAGTCTGGCAAAACCGCTTGCTGGGTCAGCATTGATTCAATTTAAAGCTTGGGAACTATAACAGCCGTCTAATAAACCACTGAGATACTCAGCTAGAGCAAAAATGGGCTGAAATAAAAGAGCGTTTATACGAAGCATTTATTTTCGATTCTGCCAAACGTAACACATTGTTTTCAACACGAACAACAGGTTGTAGGGTCTGTCGATCGATTGTCTTGCTTTGCTGCTTTCTCTTCCACTATATCGACATAGTAACTGTACACAACGATGAACGCGTAAAATTCCAAAACtgcaagaaaagaaaataaggtGAAGTCACAATCTGTCAGACTTATGTACGCTACCGACAAAGCTcatacaaaacaatgttttaccaTCGGTATAACAATACCGCAGAATATAAAAGTATCTTATCTTAATCCGGTACCAATAGTAAAGATcgttttacagattttttagaattccttaaaataaatttatgatgaAAGGCAATTCGTTACTACATTCCGCTTGACCATGATAAAATTACGCTCTATCGGGAGGCTTGAAAGTATTGCCAACTAGTCCGGTGGAACAGGTAAAGCCTGTGTCAGGCCCAGTGCAAAAAAAACCTGTCTTTTGAGTTGGACTCGCAAAACTGAAGATGTCGTCCTAATAGCCTAAGTAAAAACAAAGCCTTTGTTAcggtaaaaataattgttgttattttggcAACAGATATACATTTTCGTACAAGTTTCAACTGCCTAGCAATGACAGTTCAACAGATGCAACCTACGGACGGATAGACGGaaagacagcggtgcctcagtaatagtaTTCCGTTCCTACGCTTTGGATGCGAAAGCCTTAAAACGACACGCACACATAAGGGcgatatttgtttcttttcctTTTCATCATTCTAGTAGATTAACCATTTTACTTACTGACAATCATGAGAAACACCAAGTACCATCCAATGAGGTAGTTGTGCGTCAGACACAACACCACTAGAACAACAATTTCGGCCAGCCACGTGCAAAACCTGCATACTAAATACTGTTCGATACGCCCTGGCGAGTcctgaaatattgaaaaagggtacaaattcatttttagaatattttgtcGTCGTTTTACATTTTCTTCTAGACTTGGTCAAAGACGGTGACCGGAGCTCAAATTTAGTGATGAACAATGTCCATGTAGATTTGAAGATTGATATAAATTCAGCGCACATCagaaatgtcaattttatatgaaaaatcaTTACGACTAATGTAAACACAGCAATAATGACACATCAGTTGCGACACATCCAAAACGAAGCATCCACACATCCGGCATCCATCCGTCATCCATTCGGAATATCCATTACGACACATACATCCTGAGACGAACcctattttattcttaaaattacaaaaaaaaagtgtttttctaATGTCCGCGGGTTAAAGAATTTAGACTAAGCATTAGTACTACATATCGCCAATCAAGTCTTCATTGATAAGATAATTAATCTTAACATACAAAACCTTTGAACGTAGGTACACAAGTACCTAGTATCAGTAAGTAGTACATTGATAATCTTGTATAAAACCGCACCTGTTTTAGGTACCTGAAAAAAACTACACAGTCAAGAAGAGGGCCAATTTTGATAGCTTCCCCGCTTCCAACGCTATTCACAATTCAAACTATAAATAAGTTAGCTTACAATTTGTAAAACGATAATGAAAAAATAGAATACGTACATAATACAATCCCATGCCTAAATAAATGGTGAATATTGTGAGAAAGCTTTCTGTGacaatcattattaaataagaGACGAACGCGAAGAAATAGTTGTCGTCCGTGGTAGGTAACCCTGGTTTCTCTGGGTAGATTGCCCCGAGGGGCGGCGGCCGGGGCAAGAATGTTTCTATGGCTGTGATCATACACCATACCAAGAAGAATAGCGCACGAAGCTGTGGACAAAATGGACTTATTAATACAAGTTTAAGGTCTTAATCGGTAGTCGATACACATTGCGTGGCACTCCTGGCTAAGCTCTGGTCCACTTGCTGTCGTTCTAAAAAAAGGCCGATCACTTCCACATTCTATAATTTTGCCAATACTACCTTTAACGGAAATACTTTTTGGGTTCCaaaattgttgttgttgtgaTCTACTATCGATTTGGAGaaaataattcatcatcatcattatctgaTAATCGTAACATTGGAAGGTTTTTCTCGCCAAAGTAATTTAGCTTAATATAGGTTGATATCATGGCATAAGACGGCTCACGGAGTTGAGTGTGGAACTGTGTTCGCGCATACCTACAGGAACAACAAAATCTCGCATTGATGTCTAATTCAATCTCTTTTAAAAAAGGCATTTCGCAATACTTACCAAAGTCCATAACAAAATGATTATACATCCACATCTTAAagaatataatagtaaaaacgATACCACAGTGGGCAAAGTCACGTTGATGTTAGTACACATTTTGTACGAAGTTGATCCTATTTAGGCTTCAgtaagtacaataatattttgaaatctaGTTTGTCCATCGGAAATAGATTTGATTTTTGACACCGACAATTAACGAATGTTCGTTGTGGGATACTCCTGactttaagtatttcttttttcgtTGGGACATAGATTCTACAGAATTTTAATGGTATTTACAAAGCTTGTGAAGTGTTCTGGACTCCttggtgttgttttattatttaaagttgatTGCAACaaatttattcgaataaaataagGATATGCTTCCAAAAAATCCGGAGCAGACTAGATGCAGAAATGTTATAACATTAGCAACAGATATAGCTTACATCTCTTCAATCAAACGAAATCTCAATTGCGAATCCGGGTCGGATCAAGAATTGTTTCTGAGGTAGAGACATTAGTTTTCGGCAAGAGTTCAATACATTGAATCGATTTGATAAccgacaaaataaatgtatcttgTCCTCAGGCTTTGGGTTTTCTGCTCAAAAACTCTCTCTTTTATACTTTAGCTGAGAGTCGGGACGTTAACAAATCTGAAAGAACATAAAGCTGTTATTGTTGCGTCTTATTCCTCACCcagatatattttatgcaagcagttattattttttttaaagtaggtatcgATCGGCGAGTTAATAAACAATGATTCATACTTACATCCAATGTAATAATTTGCGACGTTTATGTTTTAAGTTATCTCACCGCATCCGATGTTGATAGGGCGCATAATGTTTAAATAGAATCGCAAAAGCTTCTGTTCCGTGGAAAACGataagtaatttgaaaataaacatgtttttgtttttagacatATAGGTATTCCAAAAATTTTGCATATATGTTACTTTTTACTGAGAAGAGCAGGAACATCTAGCCAGAGACGCACGGAGCATTCGCGAGTGATCCCGTGCCTCTGAATAAGGCAGTTGAAGGGGTCCCTTTGTGTCTTTAGTCGGTCTGACTCTCAAGCGTGGGTTGAAGTGACCAGCGTTTCACCAAGGGCAAAAAAAACACTCGCGTACCACGCTCGTATAGGAAGGCTATTGAATCTTCTGTtggtttacattttaaattctaatcAATGGCTCTTTAATTGCTGTTTTGATGCATATCTGTGAAGTTGTTCATTCGTTCATTAGATCTTGAAGAAACTGCTTTTTAAATACCAGATGATCGTAGAAAACTAGATACTAGAACTACGATTGTTTTTAACTCGCcgtaattacttaaatatttgccAAAATTTATTTCTATCCCGTCCTGTATTACGTGGTGTGAAAAAAAGATCATTTTATCTATCCTTTTATTTCTAAACGTGTTATAAATGGTACATACAGATCCATTTATAAGTATGCATACTCTTACTTCAGTCTTATACCTTTGTAAATATTCCCCACATactaaaaaacatgtttttacgggaatttacattaaattccCAACACAACATGATAAAAACACTTCTATAAAATTAATCAGTTGCGATTGCTTGAAC is a genomic window of Trichoplusia ni isolate ovarian cell line Hi5 chromosome 20 unlocalized genomic scaffold, tn1 tig00002445_group19, whole genome shotgun sequence containing:
- the LOC113506625 gene encoding uncharacterized protein LOC113506625 — translated: MCTNINVTLPTVVSFLLLYSLRCGCIIILLWTLLRALFFLVWCMITAIETFLPRPPPLGAIYPEKPGLPTTDDNYFFAFVSYLIMIVTESFLTIFTIYLGMGLYYDSPGRIEQYLVCRFCTWLAEIVVLVVLCLTHNYLIGWYLVFLMIVILEFYAFIVVYSYYVDIVEEKAAKQDNRSTDPTTCCSC